One genomic window of Candidatus Kuenenia stuttgartiensis includes the following:
- a CDS encoding DUF6602 domain-containing protein gives MHQEEKAILLSVDRALSSSSNSQTIGSNGELPLIQFFNRYLPLTLKATTGYFITPSGILSPQIDIIIFDSRYPLLSENTDGSVLTMLHSVIACIEVKTNLKSSDIKKAWTNSIKIMQLASEIEGYGTIYGWQSILNSLIAYRCRQTLDTIKNVFKSLRTNPRSNLLTNFSIEILRIPEKKQSNKFEFGGSLHFEPYKNSNKDSAFVEFLPTFAKSYSPLSDFYYRTVYDCYYTLGRRNYSYNEIGWHFTKYMSWATASVNLINK, from the coding sequence ATGCACCAAGAAGAAAAAGCAATCCTTTTGTCTGTAGATCGTGCCCTTTCCTCCTCATCAAATTCACAAACGATCGGAAGTAATGGCGAATTACCACTAATTCAATTTTTCAATCGTTACTTACCTCTTACATTAAAAGCTACTACTGGATACTTTATCACGCCATCAGGAATATTATCGCCACAAATTGATATTATAATATTTGATTCAAGATACCCATTGCTTTCTGAAAACACCGATGGATCCGTTTTAACCATGCTTCATTCAGTAATTGCGTGCATAGAAGTTAAAACGAATCTCAAATCAAGTGATATTAAGAAAGCATGGACAAATAGCATCAAAATAATGCAATTGGCATCGGAAATAGAAGGATACGGAACAATTTATGGTTGGCAATCAATCCTTAATAGTTTAATTGCTTATCGTTGCAGACAAACATTAGATACTATTAAAAACGTATTTAAATCCTTACGTACAAATCCTCGTTCAAATCTATTAACAAATTTCTCGATAGAAATTTTACGTATCCCTGAAAAGAAACAATCTAATAAATTCGAATTTGGTGGGTCGTTGCACTTTGAACCATATAAAAATTCAAATAAAGATAGTGCTTTTGTTGAGTTTTTACCTACTTTTGCTAAAAGCTATTCACCTCTTTCAGATTTTTACTATCGCACAGTTTATGATTGTTATTACACATTAGGTCGGAGGAATTATTCATACAATGAAATTGGATGGCATTTCACAAAATATATGTCATGGGCAACTGCTTCAGTAAATTTAATAAATAAATGA
- a CDS encoding HEPN domain-containing protein: MAISNRVNDSTDLWDAYFDCNKEGLFKELDMAILDCKELKIFEDASLCVGDIIIFFNFERLREWLVIHSMKTDTNKSISAIQRLLLGEPFFATAVLALARVSLPKTIQLGNNVTLCEFSSNEFLNQSKDENIEHHEIDVHHISAAITVEFEHPVHLGPRGHYRPSIYMGMVDEFFYALQKAYRALLILGIVRPQPPALVGHAIFVPLDFPGAYSKNLHHSVKIDSYWPRLEFNDDECSLAKSLFESFENLSPNLRDSLFIPMSRLRSAMTEFKDFADAAIDLGIALESILIKSDESTEITYRISMRGARLLGKTLDERLDLKKKLTKIYGMRSKAAHRGIVQSKSIDKEVLLLREGFNLTAKAIQIVLTNKLYTDKDLDSLLLQSES; this comes from the coding sequence TTGGCAATATCAAATAGAGTTAATGATTCCACCGATTTATGGGATGCTTATTTCGATTGTAACAAGGAAGGTCTCTTTAAAGAACTCGACATGGCAATCTTGGATTGCAAAGAATTAAAGATATTCGAAGATGCCAGTCTCTGTGTGGGTGATATTATTATTTTTTTCAATTTTGAACGTTTACGTGAGTGGTTGGTAATTCATTCGATGAAAACAGATACAAACAAATCTATTTCTGCTATCCAACGACTTTTACTCGGAGAACCCTTTTTTGCTACGGCAGTGCTAGCATTGGCTAGAGTATCACTCCCAAAAACAATTCAGCTTGGGAATAATGTCACCTTATGTGAGTTTTCTTCCAATGAATTTCTCAATCAATCTAAAGACGAAAATATTGAGCACCATGAGATTGACGTTCATCATATTAGTGCCGCAATCACTGTTGAATTCGAGCATCCGGTACATTTGGGACCACGCGGGCATTATAGACCTTCTATTTATATGGGCATGGTAGATGAATTTTTTTATGCGCTGCAAAAAGCCTATCGCGCCTTGTTGATTCTTGGCATTGTTCGACCACAACCACCTGCATTGGTTGGTCACGCGATCTTTGTTCCTTTGGATTTTCCCGGGGCATATAGCAAAAACCTTCACCATTCGGTAAAAATTGATTCATACTGGCCTCGACTTGAATTTAACGATGATGAGTGCTCTTTGGCAAAGTCCCTCTTTGAGTCTTTTGAAAATCTTAGTCCAAATCTTAGGGACTCGCTCTTTATACCAATGAGTCGGTTAAGATCAGCAATGACCGAGTTCAAAGACTTTGCAGATGCTGCTATTGACTTGGGCATTGCTCTTGAATCAATATTGATAAAATCTGACGAATCTACAGAAATTACTTATCGAATATCCATGAGAGGTGCACGTTTATTGGGTAAGACACTTGATGAACGACTCGATCTCAAAAAAAAACTAACTAAAATTTATGGAATGCGATCTAAGGCTGCTCATCGCGGTATAGTGCAATCAAAGTCTATAGATAAGGAAGTATTACTTTTAAGGGAAGGATTTAATCTAACGGCAAAAGCAATTCAAATTGTACTCACCAATAAACTTTATACCGACAAAGACCTTGATTCACTCTTATTACAATCAGAATCTTAA
- a CDS encoding carbon-nitrogen hydrolase family protein yields the protein MEILSIAAIQMCSVHDRNKNLNTARVLMEKAVQKGARLIALPENFSFIGQERENITFAEERETGEIVHFLKKFSMKHSVAIIGGSVPLRSSSKAKVTNTCLVFDQSGVIIGSYDKIHLFDFHLDDKTVYRESHYVKHGKHIETVKLFGHIMGLCICYDLRFPELFRKLMLRGMEVLFAPSAFTMETGKDHWEVLLRARAIENQCYVVAPAQYGRHNDERISYGRTMIIDPWGRIMAQCQDMEDVIVCEIDFAFLGEVRKHLPCLKHIRRKLFFLGEA from the coding sequence ATGGAAATATTGTCGATTGCCGCAATTCAAATGTGCTCTGTACATGACCGTAATAAGAACCTGAACACAGCACGTGTACTTATGGAAAAGGCAGTGCAAAAGGGTGCCAGGTTGATTGCGCTCCCTGAAAATTTTTCGTTTATCGGACAGGAAAGAGAAAACATAACATTCGCGGAAGAGAGAGAAACCGGGGAAATTGTTCATTTTCTCAAAAAATTTTCAATGAAACATAGTGTAGCGATTATTGGCGGGAGTGTTCCGCTCAGATCATCAAGCAAAGCAAAAGTTACGAACACCTGCCTGGTTTTTGATCAATCTGGTGTGATAATAGGGAGTTATGATAAAATTCATCTGTTTGATTTTCACCTTGATGACAAGACTGTTTACAGGGAATCTCATTATGTGAAACATGGGAAACATATTGAAACGGTAAAACTTTTCGGGCATATCATGGGGCTGTGTATTTGCTATGATTTACGTTTCCCGGAGCTTTTTCGCAAGCTGATGCTGCGTGGAATGGAAGTCTTGTTTGCGCCGTCCGCATTTACAATGGAAACAGGAAAGGATCATTGGGAAGTTCTCTTGCGGGCGCGCGCCATCGAAAACCAGTGTTATGTGGTAGCGCCCGCCCAATACGGACGGCATAACGATGAGCGCATCAGTTACGGCAGAACGATGATCATTGACCCGTGGGGACGTATTATGGCGCAATGCCAGGACATGGAAGACGTTATTGTTTGCGAAATTGATTTTGCGTTTCTTGGCGAAGTGAGAAAACATCTTCCCTGTTTAAAGCACATTCGCCGCAAACTATTTTTCTTAGGTGAGGCATGA
- the acsA gene encoding acetate--CoA ligase, with the protein MNKTEIINKHPEAFNLICYEDQHKNFSWETVKKELGVGGNKVNIAYEAIDKHATTWRKNKVALYWEGSDGTHLKYTFQELKILSDKCANMLQSLGVGKGDRVFLFLPRLPELFINMIAIAKLGAISGPMFSAFGPDAVRDRLQNSEAKVLITTPELKERVDAVLWELPKLERIVLVSVKEDYELEEGNVCYKTLMKDAPERFEMEWMDMEDPLYLLYTSGTTGKPKGITHVHNDMISYYITTKWSLDLRDDDIYWCTADPGWVTGTVYGMWGPWLNGVSMYIYDGRFDVNKWYEAIQSYKITVWYTAPTALRMLMKSGDYLVAQYDLESLRYICSVGEPLNPEVIKWGMNVYNLPIHDTWWQTETGSIMIANYPCIPIKPGSMGKPFPGIKAAIIDSEGNELPDGHHGILALKPGWPSMLRKVWGDEGRFNEYFNITGWYTTGDTAYKDEEGYFWFVGRADDVINTSGHRVGPFEVESALLEHRAVAEAGVIGKPDPERGEIIKAFIALKEGFKPSSELGEEIKKFIKHHLAAHAYPREIEFCENLPKTRSGKIMRRLLKAKDLGLPTGDISTLED; encoded by the coding sequence ATGAATAAGACTGAAATAATAAATAAACACCCTGAAGCATTTAATCTCATTTGTTATGAAGACCAGCATAAGAATTTCTCATGGGAGACGGTAAAGAAAGAACTAGGTGTCGGCGGTAACAAGGTAAATATTGCTTACGAGGCCATAGATAAACACGCCACAACATGGAGAAAAAACAAAGTTGCGCTGTATTGGGAAGGTTCTGATGGCACACACTTAAAGTATACCTTTCAGGAATTGAAAATCCTTTCCGATAAATGTGCCAATATGTTGCAATCATTAGGTGTAGGCAAAGGAGACCGCGTTTTTTTATTCTTGCCGCGTTTGCCGGAGCTTTTTATAAATATGATTGCAATTGCAAAACTCGGCGCCATTTCAGGCCCGATGTTTTCCGCATTTGGGCCTGATGCGGTGCGGGACAGGTTGCAGAACAGTGAGGCGAAAGTCCTTATCACTACACCTGAATTAAAAGAGCGTGTTGATGCCGTGCTATGGGAATTGCCTAAATTGGAACGGATTGTACTGGTGAGTGTTAAGGAAGATTATGAATTAGAAGAGGGAAATGTATGTTATAAAACATTGATGAAAGACGCACCTGAACGGTTTGAAATGGAATGGATGGATATGGAAGATCCTTTGTATCTCTTATATACTTCCGGAACTACCGGAAAGCCGAAGGGCATAACACATGTGCATAACGACATGATTTCATACTATATTACCACAAAATGGTCGCTGGATCTTAGAGATGACGACATTTATTGGTGTACGGCAGACCCCGGGTGGGTGACGGGAACGGTATATGGCATGTGGGGGCCATGGTTAAACGGCGTCTCAATGTATATATATGATGGCAGATTTGATGTAAATAAGTGGTATGAAGCCATACAATCATATAAGATTACGGTATGGTATACCGCTCCCACCGCTTTACGCATGTTAATGAAATCCGGCGATTACCTTGTTGCTCAATATGATTTGGAAAGTTTGAGGTATATTTGCAGCGTGGGAGAACCCCTTAACCCTGAAGTCATCAAGTGGGGCATGAATGTATACAATCTTCCAATCCATGATACATGGTGGCAGACAGAGACAGGTTCCATCATGATAGCTAATTATCCGTGCATACCGATAAAACCCGGTTCTATGGGAAAGCCGTTTCCTGGCATCAAGGCTGCAATTATTGATAGTGAGGGAAATGAACTCCCGGATGGACATCACGGTATTCTGGCATTAAAACCAGGCTGGCCCTCTATGTTGAGAAAAGTATGGGGAGACGAAGGCCGTTTTAATGAATATTTCAATATAACGGGTTGGTATACCACCGGGGATACCGCATATAAAGACGAAGAAGGTTATTTCTGGTTTGTTGGAAGAGCCGATGACGTTATTAACACGTCAGGCCATAGGGTAGGGCCTTTTGAAGTGGAAAGTGCCCTGCTTGAACATCGGGCGGTTGCTGAAGCAGGGGTCATAGGCAAACCTGACCCTGAAAGGGGTGAGATCATCAAGGCATTTATCGCCCTTAAAGAGGGATTTAAACCTTCCAGTGAATTGGGGGAGGAGATTAAAAAATTCATAAAACATCATCTCGCGGCACACGCTTATCCCCGCGAAATAGAATTTTGTGAAAATCTGCCAAAAACCCGAAGCGGCAAAATTATGCGCAGACTTTTAAAGGCGAAAGACCTAGGACTGCCTACCGGAGATATTTCTACACTTGAAGATTAA
- a CDS encoding adenylate/guanylate cyclase domain-containing protein — MSFLETNDAQGDSTSGNRAPEPKENCDHERIHDKIMDTLLQTPKADEEKGEKETVEIGKDETIPHEETKNDREVVQAQAESALAYVEQNEDPMIEEFVEKAKEAIPNMGEKAKHLHTTPNDIEKLIEQREYLESLLKEKFTKRMTVMFTDLKGSTAIADAEGDIASRTIMKQHNDVLFPIIKKHDGILVKTMGDGTLSYFEDAQKALRAAVEAQIGFDRYNIEKKPKTLLLVTMGLHTGDGVVEENDIFGDVVNVASRIESASNPGEIYLSEDTYNSLTNKSEIYIRFIKSTTLKGKKGEFRLYKAFWDEKEIELDKFDTKEEEIVVKKRFPFVKVSMMVSIPLMISYLLMLGGVIPNPFIALTASKTELRSLSTDISDEYIKKTSEHTVTIIFDNEE, encoded by the coding sequence ATGTCTTTTCTAGAAACAAATGATGCACAAGGAGATAGTACTTCGGGGAATAGGGCGCCGGAGCCGAAAGAAAATTGTGACCATGAAAGAATACACGATAAAATAATGGACACTTTATTACAAACCCCAAAGGCGGATGAGGAAAAAGGTGAAAAGGAGACAGTAGAAATCGGGAAAGACGAAACAATTCCGCATGAAGAAACAAAAAATGACAGAGAGGTAGTTCAGGCGCAAGCAGAAAGTGCTCTGGCGTATGTGGAACAAAATGAAGATCCTATGATTGAAGAGTTTGTTGAAAAGGCAAAAGAAGCGATACCAAACATGGGCGAAAAAGCCAAACACCTCCATACCACGCCAAATGACATAGAAAAACTCATCGAACAAAGGGAATATCTGGAAAGCCTCCTCAAGGAAAAATTTACCAAACGCATGACGGTAATGTTTACCGACCTGAAAGGTTCGACTGCCATTGCGGATGCGGAAGGTGATATCGCAAGCCGTACTATTATGAAACAACACAATGACGTCCTTTTCCCTATTATCAAAAAACATGACGGCATACTGGTAAAGACGATGGGAGACGGTACGTTGTCTTATTTTGAAGATGCACAGAAGGCGCTTCGCGCTGCAGTCGAAGCGCAAATAGGTTTTGACAGGTACAATATAGAAAAGAAACCCAAAACCCTCCTTCTCGTTACCATGGGTTTGCATACCGGAGATGGCGTAGTGGAAGAAAATGACATTTTCGGGGACGTGGTAAATGTTGCATCGAGAATTGAATCGGCATCCAATCCGGGAGAGATATACCTTTCTGAAGACACATACAACTCGCTGACAAATAAGTCCGAAATATATATCCGATTTATAAAATCCACTACGTTAAAAGGCAAAAAGGGAGAATTCAGACTTTACAAAGCCTTCTGGGATGAAAAAGAAATCGAATTGGATAAATTCGATACAAAGGAAGAAGAGATTGTTGTTAAAAAACGTTTCCCCTTCGTAAAGGTATCGATGATGGTTTCAATACCGCTCATGATCTCTTATTTGCTCATGCTGGGCGGAGTCATACCCAACCCGTTTATAGCATTAACCGCATCAAAAACAGAACTGCGCTCACTTTCAACAGATATTTCCGATGAATACATAAAAAAGACATCAGAACACACCGTTACTATCATCTTTGATAACGAAGAATGA
- a CDS encoding Druantia anti-phage system protein DruA, giving the protein MPAKIKGLCRTAISVKICERFEWRKADGKLKDMSCRVALLRMERDGWFSLPPSLNRNGNGDGKPYKHSNMLNDNQPLLNLSAGEIGDISLDIVKTPVESRIWNEMIHRWHYLGYKRLVGAQLRYQINSRYGVLGALGFGASAWNVQAREDFIGWSSQIREQNLNLIVNNCRFLILPWIKSRNLASRVLGLVAKKLPNDWEDRYKYRPVMLETFVEKKRFRGTCYKAANWIYLGETKGRGKLGDYSKLYENVKLIMVYPLCREFRSVLQQSQ; this is encoded by the coding sequence ATGCCGGCCAAGATAAAGGGTTTGTGCCGGACGGCTATTTCGGTGAAGATATGTGAGCGCTTTGAGTGGAGAAAGGCAGACGGCAAGCTAAAGGATATGAGTTGCCGTGTAGCGCTGCTGCGGATGGAAAGAGATGGGTGGTTCTCCTTGCCGCCATCTTTGAATCGAAATGGGAATGGCGATGGCAAGCCGTACAAGCATAGTAATATGTTAAATGATAACCAGCCATTGCTCAACCTATCAGCCGGAGAGATTGGAGATATAAGTCTGGATATAGTAAAAACCCCTGTAGAATCCCGTATATGGAACGAAATGATTCATCGTTGGCATTATTTAGGATATAAAAGATTGGTAGGCGCCCAACTTCGCTATCAGATAAACAGTCGTTACGGCGTACTTGGGGCATTAGGTTTTGGTGCATCAGCGTGGAATGTGCAGGCAAGAGAAGACTTTATCGGATGGAGTAGTCAGATTCGGGAACAAAATCTCAATCTGATAGTAAATAATTGCCGGTTTTTGATTTTGCCCTGGATAAAGTCAAGGAATCTTGCATCAAGGGTATTGGGCTTAGTCGCCAAAAAACTGCCGAATGATTGGGAAGATCGTTACAAATACCGGCCTGTAATGTTAGAGACGTTTGTAGAAAAAAAACGTTTCAGGGGTACATGCTATAAGGCAGCAAATTGGATTTATTTAGGAGAAACGAAGGGGAGGGGGAAATTGGGAGACTATTCCAAACTTTACGAAAATGTAAAATTAATAATGGTGTATCCACTGTGCAGAGAATTCCGTTCCGTGTTACAACAATCCCAATAA
- a CDS encoding addiction module protein gives MESPAWHEEILDKRKKKIESGKAEFISIEELKTKTRQ, from the coding sequence ATCGAATCTCCTGCATGGCATGAAGAAATTCTTGACAAAAGGAAAAAGAAAATTGAGAGTGGCAAAGCAGAATTCATTTCTATTGAAGAATTAAAAACAAAAACACGTCAATGA
- a CDS encoding sensor domain-containing diguanylate cyclase, whose amino-acid sequence MNTPKKAQIGSEYDLFVFAQKESEALKERLFELYLLYSLSKNLNVSLQLNELFHNTINVLKESLRIEDFCFMLIDDECNELKMWKVDDCSFGEAKGITFKIGEGISGLVAQTGESILIPDTDKDPRFLFYKGKIPDIGSFISIPLKLNNDKVIGVLNIHKKEKNAFRDTDKMLFVAIAHNVAIAIDRARNYEHAQKVAMVDELTSLYTRRYFLESSQREYRQAERRGEFFSIIMVDIDHFKYFNDTYGHLLGDEVLRKLASVLKLNARQSDVIARYGGEEFIILLPGTNKPGAVASAEKLRSAIEKKLAIEVGGGHKEKVTITAGVACYPEDGNNVEEVTASADRFLYLGKKSGRNKIVSAATDAKVAIPEKRVASRYMTALKIVSGLHQPQSIEIETDSNWKMCTVKDISKMGFRGEVEFAAKIGNVYSGKVVLNTDDHKPGQFSIRVAFAKRMCQNRYQIGAEIIDGRDNWKRLFIQTTH is encoded by the coding sequence ATGAATACCCCCAAAAAAGCACAGATTGGCAGTGAGTATGACCTTTTTGTCTTTGCACAGAAGGAGAGTGAGGCATTAAAGGAACGTCTCTTTGAACTTTACCTGCTATACAGCCTCAGTAAAAATTTAAACGTTTCACTTCAGTTGAATGAACTTTTCCACAACACTATAAATGTCTTGAAGGAGTCCTTAAGGATTGAAGATTTCTGCTTTATGCTGATAGATGATGAATGTAATGAGTTGAAAATGTGGAAAGTGGATGACTGCAGCTTTGGGGAGGCGAAGGGTATAACGTTTAAAATAGGCGAAGGAATTTCCGGTCTCGTGGCCCAAACCGGTGAGTCTATATTGATTCCTGACACAGATAAAGACCCACGATTTCTTTTTTACAAGGGAAAGATACCAGATATCGGGTCTTTTATCTCCATACCATTAAAATTAAATAACGACAAAGTAATTGGAGTCTTGAACATTCACAAGAAGGAGAAGAATGCCTTCAGGGATACGGACAAAATGTTGTTTGTTGCTATAGCACATAATGTAGCAATTGCCATAGATAGGGCGCGTAATTATGAGCATGCGCAAAAGGTTGCCATGGTGGACGAATTGACTTCGCTATATACCAGAAGATACTTTCTCGAGAGCAGCCAGAGAGAATATCGCCAGGCGGAAAGGCGTGGAGAATTCTTTTCAATAATCATGGTGGATATCGATCATTTTAAATATTTTAATGACACTTACGGCCACTTGCTTGGCGATGAAGTGTTGAGAAAGCTGGCATCTGTTTTAAAACTGAACGCGAGACAGAGTGATGTTATTGCCCGGTACGGCGGTGAAGAGTTTATCATTTTACTGCCAGGAACAAATAAACCCGGGGCAGTCGCAAGCGCCGAAAAACTCAGGTCAGCAATAGAAAAGAAACTTGCTATAGAGGTAGGAGGAGGACACAAAGAGAAAGTGACAATAACGGCTGGCGTTGCCTGCTATCCTGAGGACGGGAATAACGTAGAAGAGGTAACTGCATCGGCAGACAGGTTTCTCTATTTGGGGAAAAAAAGCGGGCGCAACAAGATCGTTTCAGCAGCTACGGACGCAAAGGTTGCCATACCTGAAAAGAGGGTAGCAAGCAGGTACATGACCGCTTTAAAGATTGTAAGCGGATTGCATCAGCCCCAGTCCATTGAAATTGAAACGGATAGCAATTGGAAGATGTGTACAGTAAAGGATATAAGTAAAATGGGATTCCGGGGCGAAGTTGAATTTGCGGCCAAAATTGGTAATGTATATTCGGGCAAGGTGGTTCTGAATACCGATGACCATAAACCAGGCCAGTTTTCCATCCGCGTAGCGTTTGCAAAAAGAATGTGCCAAAACAGATATCAAATCGGGGCAGAGATTATAGACGGACGGGATAACTGGAAAAGGCTCTTTATCCAGACAACCCATTGA
- a CDS encoding peptidylprolyl isomerase — translation MCKKAVFYLCAVFLLFPAIICFPENPLLGENIAVVVNGKKIKKDDVDKRLNMFKDADVETYNAIRQEIIEQLITDILLEDFIDKQGIVVTPMEMSRELLLIKKEIADNEGEADAFLRDMLASIGSNLYDFEKTIKHSLALEKYFKGSLDSQNLKRFFEKNKHFFNGEAVRVSHIFIDTKKFNSGDMVEKVAQLINTLKSELDKGSDFEELAREYSDCPSASKGGDLGFIQRRGGTYDEPFLSTAFSLRIGKVSEPVKSEYGYHLIKVTGKKEGVAVNFEDVIDDVRSTMLDEEILGLLKRLRSEAKIEIIQ, via the coding sequence ATGTGTAAAAAAGCCGTTTTTTATTTATGCGCCGTTTTTTTGCTATTTCCCGCGATAATTTGTTTCCCGGAGAATCCTCTCCTGGGGGAGAATATTGCGGTAGTTGTGAATGGCAAGAAGATTAAAAAAGACGATGTCGATAAGCGTTTAAACATGTTTAAGGATGCCGATGTTGAAACGTACAATGCAATCCGGCAAGAGATAATCGAACAACTTATCACTGATATTTTACTGGAAGACTTCATCGATAAACAAGGGATTGTTGTCACTCCAATGGAAATGAGCAGGGAACTGCTGCTGATAAAAAAAGAAATTGCCGACAATGAAGGCGAAGCGGACGCCTTTTTAAGGGATATGCTTGCTTCCATCGGTTCGAATTTATATGATTTCGAGAAAACAATAAAACATTCCCTCGCCCTTGAGAAATATTTTAAAGGCTCGCTCGATTCCCAAAACCTGAAAAGATTCTTTGAGAAAAACAAGCATTTTTTTAATGGGGAGGCAGTAAGGGTAAGTCATATTTTTATAGATACGAAAAAATTTAATTCCGGTGATATGGTCGAAAAGGTGGCGCAGTTGATCAATACCTTGAAATCCGAACTTGATAAAGGATCTGATTTTGAAGAACTTGCCCGAGAATATTCTGACTGCCCTTCTGCTTCGAAAGGCGGAGATTTAGGTTTTATTCAAAGGAGGGGCGGTACATATGATGAACCGTTCTTAAGCACGGCATTTTCGCTACGCATTGGGAAAGTAAGTGAACCGGTAAAGTCGGAGTATGGATATCATCTGATAAAAGTTACCGGCAAAAAAGAAGGGGTTGCCGTAAACTTTGAAGATGTTATAGATGATGTACGTTCAACAATGTTGGATGAAGAAATACTTGGATTACTGAAAAGACTCCGAAGTGAAGCAAAGATTGAAATTATACAATAG
- a CDS encoding nucleoside phosphorylase yields MTRNFTGNWFGKDDHSRCIISPVDCLSNGQPDLRKSAKIGECLVMFETNAGIPYVKRRLKAKKNVFTLPGFIPHPDVYSVEGKNTVSFIQGGFGAPASVCTFEIAVALGCKCLFVFGLCGGIGKNLEVGDIVIPTEIIREEGTSYHYASAETNALPDKDLLDELKDYLCQTGENSVMYGKTVSTDAVFRQTKAKELFWRKNGIIGVDMETSALLTVAGFHKIPAIGMLIVSDKHNLENDAPWKWGGNGFAKNQCKAINLLVEFARNTTRLSN; encoded by the coding sequence ATGACAAGAAATTTTACCGGAAATTGGTTTGGTAAAGACGATCATTCACGTTGCATAATTTCACCTGTTGATTGTTTAAGCAACGGGCAACCCGACCTGCGAAAATCCGCAAAAATTGGCGAATGTTTGGTGATGTTTGAAACGAATGCTGGCATCCCTTATGTAAAAAGGCGATTGAAAGCCAAGAAAAATGTTTTTACACTGCCGGGTTTTATTCCTCATCCTGATGTATATAGTGTCGAAGGGAAAAATACTGTTTCTTTTATACAAGGCGGATTTGGCGCTCCTGCCTCCGTATGTACTTTTGAAATAGCGGTAGCGTTGGGGTGTAAATGTCTTTTCGTGTTTGGATTGTGTGGCGGAATAGGAAAAAATCTGGAAGTGGGCGATATTGTAATTCCGACAGAAATTATCAGAGAAGAAGGCACCTCTTACCATTATGCATCGGCAGAAACAAACGCATTACCCGATAAAGACCTGCTGGATGAGTTGAAAGATTATCTTTGCCAAACCGGGGAAAATAGTGTTATGTATGGCAAAACAGTCAGCACTGACGCAGTATTCAGACAGACAAAGGCCAAAGAACTCTTCTGGAGAAAAAATGGCATTATTGGAGTGGATATGGAAACCTCCGCATTGCTAACTGTAGCCGGATTCCACAAAATACCTGCAATAGGCATGCTTATTGTGTCTGATAAACATAATCTGGAAAACGACGCACCCTGGAAATGGGGAGGAAATGGTTTTGCAAAAAACCAGTGTAAGGCAATTAATTTATTAGTTGAGTTTGCAAGGAATACCACACGTTTATCAAATTAG